GGTCTGCGCCGATTGCGAGCCGATGAGCTCTCCAAGGCGATCACAGGCGCTGCAACGCGAGAGTTCGTCCATCCCTCAAGAGATCGGACACTTACGCTTCGTGAAGCGGCGCTTCAGAATTTCCCCGATGCGTTCGCATTCATCGGTACAAAAGCCGATGTGGCCACGATGATCGGCAATGCGATCCCTCCGAAGTTCGCTGTGGAACTGGCCTCAGCAGTGCAGGCGACATTGGCACAGCCTTTGGATTCCCTGGATCCTGGAATCATCGATTTTCGAAGCACAAATGCTGAAGCGATGAGCCCGGCACTCAGCAGCGTCGTCAAAATGGTTGAGCAGCGTTACAGGGTGGCAAAGTCCGCACTCGCACTCTTTTAGGACAGAATCATGGCTTTGACAACGGCACAATCAGCCGCATACACCAAGCTGCGTCAGACGTCATCGTCGGGGCAAGCGGTTTCCCTGTCGGATGACGCTGTTCGAGGGTTGATTTTTATCGCTGCGTCCGAACTTGGGCTTGAGGGTGTGATTGACATCCCTCGTGCGGGGGTGCTGAACTTATACGATCCAGAGT
Above is a genomic segment from Leifsonia xyli subsp. xyli str. CTCB07 containing:
- a CDS encoding DNA cytosine methyltransferase, which codes for MRADELSKAITGAATREFVHPSRDRTLTLREAALQNFPDAFAFIGTKADVATMIGNAIPPKFAVELASAVQATLAQPLDSLDPGIIDFRSTNAEAMSPALSSVVKMVEQRYRVAKSALALF